A single Lactuca sativa cultivar Salinas chromosome 8, Lsat_Salinas_v11, whole genome shotgun sequence DNA region contains:
- the LOC111885792 gene encoding uncharacterized protein LOC111885792 has product MIDASSGGDIFNKTPHEIQSLFGTISQNQRNFGTRNNMKRNSPQVVGKVSNTQNLESKLLDLTNVLSQMVVGSGQQLMVCATKNTFSNSQAQIRDLATALNKIEQSGKLPSQTKKNPNVSAITLKSGKTLRENNSKRVSREDEDEVIIVEPSMVVVSPKEPVVPNIDQPESSNKIIKPLVIPPPFPSRLAPSKKKEEGKEFLETFRKVQINFPLLDAIKQIPSYAKFLKDLCTNKRKFKANEKIQVNSNVSAVIQKKLPPKCKDLDMFSIPCNIGDLHVESVMLDHGASINVMPYSVFQFLNVGPLEETGVIFQLADKSSVFPRGVLEDVLVQVNQLVFPADFYVIDLEEKTPSKSSMIIHEDTIIDVHNGKITMEFDGETIHFNIFEAMRYPSNISLLYRVDVIESIT; this is encoded by the exons atgattgatgcttcaagtggtggtgacatATTCAACAAGACCCCTCACGAGATACAATCACTTTTTGGtaccatttctcaaaatcaaagaAACTTTGGGACTCGAAATAACATGAAGAGAAATTCCCCTCAAGTGGTTGGTAAAGTTAGTAACACCCAAAACTTGGAATCAAAGCTTTTGGATTTGACTAATGTGTTAagtcaaatggtggtgggaagTGGTCAACAATTGATGGTGTGTG CGACCAAGAACACATTCTCCAACAGTCAAGCACAAATTAGAGACTTGGCCACCGCTCTTAACAAGATAGAACAAAGTGGTAAACTTCCATCTCAAACCAAGAAGAACCCCAATGTGAGTGCAATCACCTTGAAAAGTGGGAAAACCCTTAGAGAAAACAACTctaaaagagtttcaagagaAGACGAAGATGAGGTTATTATTGTTGAGCCTTCAATGGTGGTAGTTTCTCCAAAAGAACCGGTTGTTCCTAACATTGACCAACCCGAATCTTCCAACAAGATCATCAAGCCATTGGTCATACCACCACCTTTTCCCTCCCGATTAGCCCCCTCAAAGAAAAAGGAGGAAGGGAAGGAGTTTCTTGAGACTTTCCGTAAGGTCCAAATCAACTTTCCACTATTGGATGCCATCAAACAAATTCCAAGCTATGCCAAATTTCTTAAGGATTTGTGCACCAACAAGAGGAAATTCAAGGCGAATGAAAAGATTCAAGTCAATTCAAATGTGTCCGCGGTTATCCAAAAGAAGTTACCACCCAAATGCAAGGACCTGGACATGTTTTCTATCCCTTGCAATATTGGTGATTTGCATGTTGAAAGTGTCATGCTAGATCATGGAGCCTCAATCAATGTCATGCCATACTCGGTTTTCCAATTTCTCAATGTTGGACCTTTGGAAGAAACCGGAGTAATCTTTCAATTAGCGGACAAGTCAAGTGTATTTCCAAGAGGCGTGTTGGAGGATGTACTAGTGCAAGTTAATCAACTAGTATTTCCTGCGGACTTCTAtgtcattgaccttgaagagaagACTCCTTCAAAGTCATCTATGATCATTCATGAAGACACGATTATTGATGTCCATAATGGGAAGATCACCATGGAGTTTGATGGAGAGACCATTCACTTCAATATCTTTGAAGCAATGAGGTACCCTAGCAACATTTCTCTATTGTATCGGGTTGATGTGATTGAGTCAATCACCTAA
- the LOC111885756 gene encoding protein LURP-one-related 15, translated as MAQPSYPPLFSPVSVIGSQFMLPYQFDMIIDINSSGNLVITDTNHKIMLKVKPCDSSFHLQRVLLDVYDKPICMIREKIMSEHNRWNVFRGDSKSKSDIIFSTKTPGMIQSKTSVHVFLANKVSSKDVCDFKIKGSWSKKTCTVYIGDTSTTIAQMYKTQSWENGEYVKDKFMVTIYPNVDYAFVMTLIAIVEAMKSSNTDDVVEEVIGSLFP; from the exons ATGGCTCAACCAAGTTATCCTCCTTTATTCTCTCCAGTTTCTGTGATAGGGTCACAGTTCATGTTACCATATCAATTCGATATGATAATTGATATAAATTCAAGCGGAAACCTTGTGATCACAGATACTAACCATAAAATCATGCTCAAAGTGAAACCATGCGACTCATCCTTCCACCTTCAGCGAGTGTTGCTCGATGTTTATGACAAACCCATCTGCATGATCCGAGAGAAG atcatGAGTGAGCATAATCGATGGAATGTGTTTAGGGGTGATAGTAAAAGCAAATCGGATATAATATTTAGCACAAAGACACCTGGCATGATCCAGTCTAAAACCAGTGTACATGTGTTCTTAGCAAACAAAGTCAGTAGTAAAGATGTTTGTGATTTCAAGATCAAAGGAAGCTGGTCGAAGAAAACCTGCACTGTCTATATAGGAGATACTTCAACAACAATCGCCCAA ATGTATAAAACGCAATCATGGGAGAATGGGGAGTACGTTAAGGACAAATTCATGGTGACAATTTATCCCAATGTCGATTATGCTTTTGTGATGACACTTATAGCGATTGTTGAGGCTATGAAAAGCTCTAACACAGATGACGTTGTTGAGGAAGTTATTGGTTCACTTTTTCCCTAG